A single region of the Streptomyces vilmorinianum genome encodes:
- a CDS encoding trypsin-like peptidase domain-containing protein, which yields MGRGDLATLVRICDRAGRPRGTGFVADDRGTVVTSHEAVDGLVRIVLHASGERTCLAEADAITALPESGLALVRTEGLGVRPLPVSARTEVEAGMYVRIAAHGWREARVLGAATVTYTATDRFHVLRNAWELAIGTEGAEALRLGGQAAGGPVVDPATGAVLAVLGTALHGERPAAGYALPLAAVEPLAALLRRNAATVPCYGRELNLAGVLELTATSTGSAGAPKAWTEPVERADCAREFASFASGEALVLALVGVPGTGRTTALAAYCAERARGAAPAPTVWLRGADLRAEDASVADAVGRVLREAGRIVAASGARGDATTATPERAATLAREAGRPLLIVLDGPEEMPPALAHRLPAWTTGTETWLRTHGVRLLLGCRPEHWEVAGRLYAPESLHPRDPRTGPEGVGGSASMRGPDTAGAVVVGDLSEDESGLARGRYGLAPTHLAADDTRHPLALRLLAEVREALPGEVPGRPGRDEIFGAYLDLMSLRIAVRIAAGSRPLVRGTAVRRLAARVAGQVHEAARRCLGPGQGELDRESFEELFPWRTGWASAVLTEGLVVPAGPGYRFGHEELADWVQGAHLDVDGALHALVHRWHEGAPVRLPSRRGARPGAPGSGSGPGAPDPLPVPRHRIGPVVQALLLMGREQGPVALGLRLTGLAEALDRLSAAGLGATDAAWWGSRLLAQALQGLPDPRPYLPVLRRLADLIGARPSPQTTRPALPHHEAGPVPAQRAPEPQGPGPGTPPDASAAGPGFGTSPGALAPSFGPHAGAASPGFGAPAGGVPVQRAPEPHGPGPVTPPDAGAAGPGFGVPAGALVPSRVPRPCVPPEGAALTPFGPPFWVALRLTEGERLDLLRRLVPADAAPGGDAAPRYLDAVAARLVAEPRGVQPLLCRWFGDGRALAAAPYATVGTAAQALLHTHRDLAVDDLCEALVATAHPLAEGLLAVLVEDEPSAVCRAVDRWAHDDGRPARRAAAAAYGCLVAEHVTTDPDRELLRYTALALLARPGDAALHGDALGLLVRDPHTRARHLPRALGDPRVPASALATALPTHPEPVLAALQARLHGPGEAAGETLRALAEVTTPALARRAAALVREYVDRRPSDTAAAAHVAAFVDRRLEHGPAARAVLFPLVTGLLRGRPVQVRSALAPVLAAPGTGASRLLRTELLDVLLDHERYEARDLAVLDALLRAAALDCERRAEVRTRDLVHRTGLLLARTPEGATCLDRRLVELAREVPAFAAQLAGWLAAAPGEWSAVVAPGTRRTLRGLGSSMPMRAEGRGHGSLRPA from the coding sequence ATGGGACGCGGGGACCTGGCGACACTGGTACGGATCTGCGATCGAGCGGGCCGGCCGCGCGGAACGGGCTTCGTCGCCGACGACCGGGGGACCGTCGTCACCAGCCACGAGGCCGTCGACGGGCTCGTACGGATCGTCCTGCACGCCTCCGGCGAGCGGACGTGCCTCGCCGAGGCCGACGCCATCACCGCCCTGCCCGAGTCCGGTCTCGCGCTCGTCCGCACCGAGGGACTCGGCGTCCGCCCGCTGCCGGTCTCGGCCCGCACGGAGGTCGAGGCCGGGATGTACGTACGGATCGCCGCGCACGGCTGGCGCGAGGCGCGGGTCCTGGGCGCCGCGACCGTCACGTACACCGCCACCGACCGCTTCCACGTCCTCCGGAACGCCTGGGAGCTGGCCATCGGCACCGAGGGCGCCGAGGCGCTGCGCCTGGGCGGGCAGGCCGCGGGCGGGCCCGTCGTGGACCCCGCCACCGGAGCCGTCCTCGCCGTCCTCGGCACCGCGCTCCACGGCGAGCGGCCCGCCGCCGGATACGCGCTGCCGCTCGCGGCCGTGGAGCCGCTGGCCGCGCTGCTGCGGCGGAACGCCGCGACCGTGCCGTGCTACGGGCGGGAACTCAACCTGGCGGGCGTCCTGGAGCTCACCGCCACGTCGACGGGATCGGCCGGCGCGCCCAAGGCATGGACCGAGCCCGTCGAACGGGCCGACTGCGCCCGGGAGTTCGCGTCCTTCGCGAGCGGAGAGGCGCTGGTGCTCGCGCTCGTCGGCGTCCCCGGGACGGGCCGCACCACGGCGCTCGCCGCGTACTGCGCGGAGCGGGCGAGGGGCGCCGCACCGGCCCCCACCGTCTGGCTGCGCGGCGCCGACCTGCGCGCGGAGGACGCCTCGGTCGCCGACGCCGTCGGCCGCGTGCTGCGCGAGGCCGGCCGGATCGTCGCCGCGTCCGGAGCCCGTGGCGACGCCACCACCGCCACCCCCGAACGGGCCGCCACGCTCGCCCGCGAGGCCGGCCGCCCCCTGCTGATCGTCCTCGACGGCCCGGAGGAGATGCCCCCGGCGCTCGCCCACCGCCTCCCCGCCTGGACGACGGGCACGGAGACCTGGCTGCGCACCCACGGCGTCCGCCTCCTCCTCGGCTGCCGCCCGGAGCACTGGGAGGTCGCGGGACGGCTGTACGCCCCGGAGTCCCTGCACCCACGGGACCCGCGGACCGGTCCGGAGGGGGTGGGCGGCTCGGCGTCGATGCGCGGGCCCGATACGGCCGGTGCCGTGGTCGTCGGTGACCTCTCCGAGGACGAGTCGGGGCTCGCCCGGGGACGGTACGGGCTCGCACCCACCCACCTGGCGGCCGACGACACCCGGCATCCGCTCGCGCTGCGGCTGCTGGCCGAGGTGCGCGAGGCGCTGCCCGGGGAGGTGCCGGGAAGGCCCGGGCGGGACGAGATCTTCGGTGCCTACCTGGACCTGATGTCTCTGCGGATCGCGGTACGGATCGCCGCCGGGTCCCGCCCGCTCGTGCGCGGCACCGCCGTACGGCGGCTCGCGGCGCGGGTCGCGGGGCAGGTCCACGAGGCCGCCCGGCGGTGCCTCGGCCCCGGGCAGGGCGAACTGGACCGGGAGTCCTTCGAGGAGCTCTTCCCCTGGCGGACGGGCTGGGCGTCCGCCGTCCTGACCGAGGGCCTCGTCGTCCCGGCAGGACCCGGCTACCGCTTCGGCCACGAGGAGCTCGCCGACTGGGTGCAGGGCGCGCACCTGGACGTCGACGGGGCGCTGCACGCGCTGGTCCACCGCTGGCACGAGGGCGCGCCCGTCCGCCTCCCGTCCCGGCGCGGCGCGCGGCCCGGCGCCCCCGGCTCGGGCTCCGGCCCCGGAGCGCCGGATCCCCTCCCGGTGCCCCGGCACCGGATCGGCCCGGTCGTCCAGGCGCTGCTGCTCATGGGCCGCGAACAGGGCCCCGTCGCCCTGGGGCTGCGGCTCACCGGCCTGGCCGAGGCCCTGGACCGCCTCTCCGCCGCCGGCCTGGGGGCCACCGACGCCGCCTGGTGGGGCTCCCGCCTGCTCGCCCAGGCCCTCCAGGGGCTCCCGGACCCCAGGCCGTACCTCCCCGTCCTACGCCGCCTCGCCGACCTCATCGGTGCGCGTCCGTCGCCACAGACGACCCGACCCGCCCTCCCGCACCACGAGGCCGGACCCGTTCCGGCTCAGAGGGCACCCGAGCCGCAAGGCCCTGGTCCTGGCACCCCGCCCGACGCGAGTGCCGCGGGCCCGGGCTTCGGGACGTCTCCCGGCGCCCTCGCGCCCTCGTTCGGCCCCCACGCGGGTGCCGCGAGTCCGGGCTTCGGGGCGCCTGCCGGGGGCGTTCCGGTTCAGAGGGCACCCGAGCCTCATGGCCCCGGCCCGGTCACGCCGCCCGACGCGGGTGCCGCGGGTCCGGGCTTCGGGGTGCCTGCCGGCGCCCTCGTGCCCTCGCGTGTGCCGCGACCCTGCGTCCCGCCCGAGGGAGCGGCCCTCACCCCCTTCGGGCCCCCCTTCTGGGTCGCCCTTCGGCTCACCGAGGGAGAGCGGCTGGATCTGCTGCGGCGGCTCGTGCCCGCCGACGCCGCGCCCGGGGGTGACGCGGCGCCCCGGTATCTCGACGCCGTCGCCGCCCGGCTCGTCGCCGAGCCCCGGGGCGTACAGCCGCTGCTCTGCCGCTGGTTCGGCGACGGGCGGGCGCTTGCCGCCGCCCCGTACGCCACCGTCGGCACCGCCGCGCAGGCGCTGCTGCACACCCACCGCGACCTGGCCGTCGACGACCTGTGCGAGGCGCTCGTCGCCACCGCCCACCCGCTCGCCGAGGGGCTCCTCGCCGTGCTCGTCGAGGACGAGCCGTCCGCCGTGTGCCGGGCCGTGGACCGGTGGGCGCACGACGACGGCCGGCCCGCGCGCCGCGCCGCCGCGGCCGCGTACGGATGCCTGGTCGCCGAGCACGTCACGACCGACCCCGACCGCGAACTCCTGCGGTACACGGCCCTCGCCCTCCTCGCCCGTCCCGGCGACGCCGCCTTGCACGGCGACGCCCTCGGTCTCCTCGTCCGCGACCCGCACACCCGCGCCCGGCACCTGCCCCGCGCCCTGGGCGACCCGCGGGTCCCCGCGAGCGCGCTCGCCACCGCGCTGCCCACCCACCCCGAACCGGTGCTCGCCGCCCTCCAGGCCCGGCTGCACGGGCCGGGGGAGGCCGCGGGGGAGACCCTGCGGGCGCTCGCCGAGGTCACCACCCCCGCCCTCGCCCGCCGCGCCGCCGCCCTCGTACGGGAGTACGTCGACCGCCGGCCCTCCGACACCGCCGCCGCGGCCCACGTCGCCGCCTTCGTCGACCGCCGCCTCGAACACGGCCCGGCCGCCCGCGCCGTCCTCTTCCCCCTGGTCACCGGCCTGCTCCGCGGCCGGCCCGTGCAGGTCCGCAGCGCGCTCGCCCCCGTCCTCGCCGCGCCCGGCACCGGCGCCTCCCGCCTCCTGCGCACCGAACTCCTCGACGTACTCCTCGACCACGAGCGGTACGAGGCCCGGGACCTGGCCGTGCTCGACGCCCTGCTGCGGGCCGCCGCCCTCGACTGCGAGCGGCGCGCCGAGGTCCGCACCCGCGACCTCGTCCACCGCACCGGCCTCCTCCTGGCCCGCACCCCCGAAGGCGCCACCTGCCTCGACCGGCGGCTCGTCGAGCTCGCCCGCGAAGTCCCCGCCTTCGCCGCACAACTGGCCGGCTGGCTGGCCGCCGCCCCCGGCGAATGGTCCGCCGTCGTCGCTCCCGGCACCCGCCGTACGCTCCGCGGCCTCGGCAGTTCCATGCCGATGCGGGCCGAGGGCCGTGGGCATGGCAGTCTTAGACCTGCGTAA
- the truB gene encoding tRNA pseudouridine(55) synthase TruB → MSQQHTKTPDGLVIVDKPSGFTSHDVVAKMRGIARTRRVGHAGTLDPMATGVLVLGVERATKLLGHLALTEKEYLGTIRLGQTTITDDAEGEITASVDASKVTRQAIDAGVAELTGAIMQVPSKVSAIKIDGKRSYARVRGGEEFEIPARPVTVSSFQVYDVRDAVAEDGTPVVDLVVSVVCSSGTYIRALARDLGAGLGVGGHLTALRRTRVGPYKLDSAKTLDQLQEELTVMPVADAAAAAFPRWDVDEKRARLLLNGVRLEMPSYPDGPVAVFGPEDRLLALVEEQKGKAKSLAVFG, encoded by the coding sequence ATGAGCCAGCAGCACACCAAGACGCCCGACGGCCTTGTCATCGTCGACAAGCCGTCGGGCTTCACTTCGCACGACGTCGTGGCCAAGATGCGCGGGATCGCCAGGACCCGCCGGGTCGGCCACGCGGGCACGCTCGACCCCATGGCGACGGGCGTCCTCGTCCTCGGCGTGGAGCGGGCGACGAAGCTGCTCGGTCACCTCGCGCTGACCGAGAAGGAGTACCTCGGCACCATCCGCCTCGGCCAGACGACGATCACCGACGACGCCGAGGGCGAGATCACGGCGTCCGTGGACGCGTCCAAGGTGACCCGTCAGGCGATCGACGCGGGCGTGGCGGAGCTGACCGGCGCCATCATGCAGGTGCCGTCGAAGGTCTCCGCCATCAAGATCGACGGCAAGCGGTCGTACGCGCGCGTGCGCGGCGGCGAGGAGTTCGAGATCCCGGCCCGTCCGGTGACCGTCTCCTCCTTCCAGGTGTACGACGTGCGGGACGCCGTCGCCGAGGACGGCACGCCCGTGGTCGACCTGGTCGTCTCCGTGGTCTGCTCCTCCGGTACGTACATCCGGGCGCTCGCCCGCGACCTGGGCGCCGGGCTCGGCGTGGGCGGTCATCTGACCGCGCTGCGGCGGACCCGGGTCGGCCCGTACAAGCTGGACTCGGCGAAGACGCTCGACCAGCTCCAGGAGGAGCTGACGGTCATGCCGGTCGCCGACGCGGCCGCGGCGGCGTTCCCCCGCTGGGACGTCGACGAGAAGCGGGCCCGGCTGCTGCTGAACGGCGTCCGCCTGGAGATGCCCTCGTACCCCGACGGCCCGGTGGCCGTCTTCGGGCCTGAGGACCGGCTGCTCGCCCTCGTGGAGGAGCAGAAGGGCAAGGCGAAGAGCCTCGCCGTCTTCGGCTGA
- the rbfA gene encoding 30S ribosome-binding factor RbfA codes for MADNARAKKLADLIREVVAEKLQRGIKDPRLGTHVTITDTRVTGDLREATVFYTVYGDDEERASAAAGLESAKGILRSAVGAAAGTKFTPTLTFVADALPETAKTIEDLLDKARASDAQVRQASSGATYAGDADPYRKPGDEDDAAE; via the coding sequence GTGGCCGACAACGCGCGGGCGAAGAAGCTGGCGGACCTCATCCGGGAGGTGGTCGCCGAGAAGCTGCAGCGCGGCATCAAGGACCCGCGCCTGGGTACGCACGTGACCATCACGGACACCCGCGTCACCGGTGACCTGCGGGAGGCCACGGTCTTCTACACGGTCTACGGCGACGACGAGGAGCGGGCCAGCGCGGCCGCCGGCCTGGAGAGCGCCAAGGGCATCCTGCGCTCCGCCGTCGGCGCCGCGGCGGGGACGAAGTTCACCCCGACGCTGACCTTCGTCGCGGACGCCCTCCCGGAGACCGCCAAGACGATCGAGGACCTCCTCGACAAGGCGCGGGCCTCGGACGCCCAGGTGCGACAGGCGTCCTCGGGCGCCACGTACGCCGGCGACGCGGACCCGTACCGCAAGCCCGGTGACGAGGACGACGCCGCCGAATGA
- a CDS encoding DUF503 domain-containing protein gives MYVGTLSFDLLLGDVRSLKEKRSVVRPIVAELQRKFAVSVAETGGQNLHRRAEIGVAMVSGDTGHLTDVLDRCERLIAARPEVELLSVRRRLHTDED, from the coding sequence ATGTATGTGGGGACACTGTCCTTCGATCTGCTCCTCGGCGACGTACGTTCGTTGAAGGAGAAACGCTCCGTGGTACGGCCGATCGTCGCCGAGCTCCAGCGCAAGTTCGCGGTGAGCGTGGCGGAGACCGGCGGCCAGAACCTCCATCGGCGGGCCGAGATCGGCGTCGCGATGGTCTCGGGGGACACGGGGCACCTCACAGACGTACTGGACCGGTGCGAGCGCTTGATCGCCGCCCGGCCCGAGGTGGAGCTGCTGTCGGTGCGACGCCGGCTCCACACTGATGAAGACTGA